Sequence from the Arthrobacter sp. V1I7 genome:
GCCGGCGACGCCATCATGCCGGCGGGGGAGGCCTGGCAGCCCCGGGCGGACAAGAACGAGAGTTTCCCGCGGCTAGACCTGATCGCGGCCGAGCGGAACCTGGCCTCCCGTGAACGAGATTCCATGATGGCCCGCGAGCACCGTCTGCGTATCGCCCTCAAAGGCGTCGCCGAGGAATACGACATCGTCCTGATCGACTGTGCTCCTTCACTCGGCCTGTTGACGGTGAACGCACTGACGGCCGCAACACACGCGCTCCTGGTAACTGAGCCGCGAGTTGCCTCCGTCGAAGGGCTCTCCGAGATCGTCACCACCATCTCCGAGGTCCAGGAGAATCTGAACGAGAACATCGAGCTCCTGGGTGTCATCGTCAACAAGCAGAAGAAGCGCGCCGACCAGATGCACTGGATCGAGAAAGTGAACGCCAACTTCGGCGACCTCGTCCTCGAACCGATGCTGCAGGACCGCGAAGTGTTCGCCAAGGCGCAGGCCGCCTCGCAGCCGCTGCGGGCATGGGGCTCCGAAGCCGCCCCGCACCGGGCCGACCTGGTCCAGCTGGCCACCCAGATCTGGAAAGGTGCACAGTCATGACGACCCGCCCCGGACCGGCCGCTGAGCGCGGCGGAACGCCTATCGCCCTTGAGGCCCTTCGCAAGAAAAGCGGGCTCAAGAAGGCCAGGAACACCAGCGTCATCGCCGAGATGACCCGGGTTGAGGAGGAAGAGCCGCAGCACGCAGCGCTGCACGTCGTCCACGATTCGCCCGCTGAACCGGAGGACCACGCACCGTCGGCCCAGGAGCAGACACCGGAGCCAACTTCGGCGCCGGCTGGACCTGAAGTCCAGCCCGCCCCGGTGCAACATGCCCCTGCGCAGCAGCCAGTAGCCCAACCTGTGCCGCAGTCCACTTATGCCCAGCCCTCCCAGCAGGAGCCCCGGCAGCCCGCCGCTTACGTGCCTCCCGCGCAGCAGGCACCGCAACAGTTCCAGCTCCGGCAGCCGGACCCCGAGCCGCCGGTAATCGAGAAGAAGACGTACCGGAAGACCAGCTTCTTCCAGTCCAAGGAGTCAGGTGCCCGGATGCGGTCCACCTACATGGCGACCCGGCACCTGACCGCCTCAAGGACGCTTTCGGATTTCATCCTCGCCGCCGTGGAGCGCGAGGTTGAGGCGCTGGAGCGTCAGTACAACAACGGGGAAATGTTCACCGCAGACCCGGGCAGCGTCCCGCGCGGCCGGCCGTTGGAGACCTAGCCAGCGGACGGGCCGTGGTACCCGAGGAACCTGCCGAGATCGTCCTGGAGCTGCCTGTGCTCGACGTCCTCTGCCGGATAGCCGCGGTGCATGAACTCCGGCACCATCGAGTGCGCCTCCTTGGGCGCCTTGACGAGTAGTTCGCGCTGGCCAGGCGTCAGGGGAGCAGCGGCCAGGTCCGGCGTGGTCTCCTGTTCCAGCCGTGCCCGGGCCTTGGCGATGGCATCATTGACGTCGATGTCGATCCAACGGTCGATGTAGGCCTCCGCCGCCTCGAGGTCCTCTTCGGTGCGGCGCACCGCTCTCTGGAAGTTGCGGTCCTTGAACCAGGGGCCGTCTGGATCCAGGAAGTCGTCCCCGCTGACGATCAGGGAGCCAATGGCGTCGACGGCGCTGACGAAGACGATCTCGTTGCCGTCCCTGCGGCAGCTGATCTTTGCAGCCTGGGCAAGGACCTCCAGAATCTCGATCGCTGCTGACGCGGTTGCTGCCTCCAGAAGTCCTGCTGTTCCTTCCAGATCAGCTGCCCGCTGCGGCGTGCGGCGATGGAGCGCATACGCTCGGCAGTGGGGGAGAGTGTGACCACCGTGTCGGAATTCTCGACGGTAGCGTGCTGCCCGCCATCCGGCCGGAAGCCGTTGACGCGGCCCCGCGCCGGGCTCACCAGGACGTCTCGTCGAAGTTCTCGCCGATGATCGTGTCGACGTTCGTTTCCTTCGGCGAAGCGGACAGCGGCCCGGCAGCAGGGGTGCATGGCCCCCTGCTAGGTCCACTCCTCAGTAGTCCAGTCCCGCTGGGCGATGGCGCCGTTGTGGGTCTGCATTTTCCACGGCCCGGGTAGTGAAGGTATCGCCTGATGGGCCAGCTCGGTTTCCGTTCGTCTCGATAACGATCCATTACTGAGACGGCAGGACCGCTTTTGAGATGGCGTAAGGAATGTCGAGGAATTGGAGATTCAACACGCCCCTCTGAATTCTCAGAATGCCGTCCAATAACGGGTAGTCTCGCAACGGCAAATTGCCCGGCTTTAAGAGAATACGGGGAAGCCCATGGCTGTAATCGGGTACGCAAGGGTTTCCACTGCGGAACAGAACCTCGATCTGCAGCTCACTGCACTCAAGTCAGCCGGCGCAGCCCGGACCTTTTCCGATTACGGCGTCAGCGGTTCCACGGTTGAACGCCCTCAGCTGTCCCGAGCTCTGGACCGGCTGGAGGCCGGCGACGTGCTCACCGTGTGGAAGCTCGACCGCCTGGGCCGGAACACTAGGCACGTCCTGGACATCATCGAGAACATCCGGGAGAGGGGAGCAGGCTTCCGGTCCCTGACCGAAGGACTCGACACGACCGGGCCCATGGGCACCGCCATGCTGACGATCATGGCCGCGTTCGCGCAACTGGAGCGCGACACGATGATCGAACGCACGAGAGCCGGCCTCGCTGCCGCCGCAGCCAACAACCGCCACGGCGGAAGGCCCCGCAAAGTCGATGACGCGGCCGCTGCCCGGGCCAGACAACTCAAGGGCAAAGGGGTCAGTGCCTCCGACATTGGCAAGATGCTCGGAGTCTCCCGCGCCACGGTTTACCGGTACCTCCTATAGGCGTAGCGGTTGCAGCTCGAGGTCCAGTTGAATCTCGCGAAGAGTTTTGCAGTTTCGGATATCAGCCCTGGTTCTCAGGGGCTGATTTCATATTTGGGTTTTGAGGGCTTCTTCGTAGAACGCAAGACGGGTGGCCGCGCGTGCCATGTCGTGCTGGTCATGGACGAACGAGTAGGCGATCCAGCATCCGGCGAGAAGGATTATCAGGGCTATGCACAGAGATGAGGCGAAGGGTCCCAGCCATGATGCTGTTGCCGAGCCGAGCAAGGGGAGGGCAACCAGGATGACGCCAACGTAGAGCGCGGTGTAGGCGCCCAGACTGCCGCCGCTCAGGTGCGCTGCACGGGTGCGGAGAGTGCGCAAGTCTTCGAATTGTTTGTTCTCGTCCAGAGCGAGGAAGGCAGCGATGTCCTGGCGGGTTACTTCCGGAAAGCGGCGTGACCGCAGTCCGCGGCGGGTGAAGGAGTGCATGCTGGAGAGCATAGTTGCAGCCTCTGTCAGCCCCTGTGAGCCGTAGCGGTGGTCATGTTCGTGGCGGTGCAGCTCAGTAAGGGCGTTCTTCCATCACGGCATCAAATCGGCTATTTGTCGCCACCCAGAGCTTGAGATCAGGGTCGACATAGCTGATTATCCTCAGCGCATCATAATGCCGGTTTACGAGGGACGAGGTGTTCCAGATTGGTTCATTGTGGGCGATGCGATTTCGGAGCTTGTACAGCGGCACGACTAGAGTGCGAAGGTAGTCCATGTCCTTAGCTGAGGTACGTAGAGGTGCATGCTTGAACCGGCGAGTAATGGCACCACCGAAGATGTCCTCGTTTTCTTTCGCCAGCATGAAGCGCCAAAAGCCGAAAGAGAGCTCGGCTACGATGTGGCCTCGCGTTACCTGCTGGCCGTCTCGCTCCCTGTTCTTGGCGGCCGATTCGCGGGCGTCTTCTAGGTCATACCAAGTCCGGTCATTGAACTCTCCCGCGGGATCGTCCATCCAATCACCGGAACGCTTCAGATACTTGTGACGACCCTGCATCGCCGTATCAATTGCATGCCGAACGGTTACTTCCGCGTGTCCTAGGACTCCCCAAAGGGCTGCGCTGACTGCAGTGTTCCACGCATAGAGGGCCAAGGCTTTTTCCTGATCTCCCCCCAT
This genomic interval carries:
- a CDS encoding ParA family protein, with protein sequence MPAIIIAVCNQKGGVGKTTLVTGLAEVFSRTLGKKVLVIDADPQYNVTSALGVTAPEFTLNDVLYGDEANNQKIMAGVAGDAIMPAGEAWQPRADKNESFPRLDLIAAERNLASRERDSMMAREHRLRIALKGVAEEYDIVLIDCAPSLGLLTVNALTAATHALLVTEPRVASVEGLSEIVTTISEVQENLNENIELLGVIVNKQKKRADQMHWIEKVNANFGDLVLEPMLQDREVFAKAQAASQPLRAWGSEAAPHRADLVQLATQIWKGAQS
- a CDS encoding Abi family protein; the protein is MSVTTEYDHEAVCSVLPTERFESYLVAMGGDQEKALALYAWNTAVSAALWGVLGHAEVTVRHAIDTAMQGRHKYLKRSGDWMDDPAGEFNDRTWYDLEDARESAAKNRERDGQQVTRGHIVAELSFGFWRFMLAKENEDIFGGAITRRFKHAPLRTSAKDMDYLRTLVVPLYKLRNRIAHNEPIWNTSSLVNRHYDALRIISYVDPDLKLWVATNSRFDAVMEERPY
- a CDS encoding recombinase family protein; this translates as MAVIGYARVSTAEQNLDLQLTALKSAGAARTFSDYGVSGSTVERPQLSRALDRLEAGDVLTVWKLDRLGRNTRHVLDIIENIRERGAGFRSLTEGLDTTGPMGTAMLTIMAAFAQLERDTMIERTRAGLAAAAANNRHGGRPRKVDDAAAARARQLKGKGVSASDIGKMLGVSRATVYRYLL